The Drosophila sulfurigaster albostrigata strain 15112-1811.04 chromosome 3, ASM2355843v2, whole genome shotgun sequence genomic sequence GATTGCATAAATAGATAATTTGTTTGGAGAAGGTATTAATGATATCACTATTATAATTTTCTGATTATGCTGTAATAGTTTCCATTAATTGTAACTTGCATAACATCTTTCAATGACACATCTATTCAATATTCAAACGGCTTCGTGCAATTTAATACGATCGTAAGTGCGAAATCAATTCTGTTGCCAAATTGTAAGACCCTCGGCAAGTGTATTAAAGTTACAGTATTGGATAATCATACTAAATATAAGTGAACGGGTGTGGACTAGCCTTTTTGGTCAGATATTCACTTGTACTCGTTGTGCTTGTATGCAACAATTCACCGcttctcccctctctccctctccctctccctctccaaCTCTTTCTGTTTCGGACAACAAACTGGTTATGTTGGAAAATTACATTTGTGCTAATCATGGACCTGTACCTGTTGTCACTTTTGTGCAACGCGAAAATGCATTTGCGTTCATGCAATTTGacccaaaaaagcaaatactTGAATCCTGAAATACGCTGTCCAAAATACAGATTGTCTGTCACTCGAAAGATCTTCCgatatacataataaattatgcatttattaattgtgTATAAGGAAATTACTAGTGAGTTCGccttcaaattcaatcaagaAGTTGTAGAAGCTCCGATGATGTGACTGTCGTTCGGTAAAGATGAGAATATTcaaagataataataaatttgggATGCTTGACAATATTCATATGAGTTTGTTATTGATGGCTAAAAACTGACAGATAAccaattaattgttaattgctAAAGTGCCTGCTTGACGCTGTAATTTCTGAGAATTTTAAAACCGGTTCTCGACACGGGCATACTCCAAAAATACAAGCCTTGtcgataattattattactcgGCCAATAATTGGGTTCAGGTATGTGAAAGGGTAAAAACATATTCGCAAAGGAATCGCAGATTGATATCCAGTTGTTTACCGAAAAGAGTTGATCAACAAGTACAATGTTGCATAACATTTCAAGTTTCCTCCCCAATAATTCCCATCCGTGTcacattaatatttacaattacaaattggCTCAGATCTGATGTGACATGCGACGATACAATTTTTGACCTAGGAATAATCTGCGAAAGTTTTGACTCTCTGTGgcatttgaattgcaaatgaGCTTTCAAGTTAAATGGCCacattattattgctattattattattattattaatatcacGATGCGGAATATGTTTAGTCTTTTGATAGTTTGacctgtttgtgtgtgtgtatcgtaaacacacaaacacgtaCTAAATATCTGATTAAGTAACTACTACCATGCATGCTTTTACGAATCGAATCGAACCACAAAAAGACCGTTATCTACTGTCGAAAGCTACATTTACCACTTaccatacatacttatatgtaGTATACTTTGTATACATCATGATAAAGTCAGCTACGCTTGGCTCAGCATCGCTTTTTATGTGTGCATGACCATTGTTTGTGTGTTAAACTGACCTAAACGGTCAGAGTATTTGtgagtacacacacacaaactcacaaacacacaaacacacacacatacatagccGCACTTTCACTGCATGTTCTTTGGGCCAACTTCATGTGTCAActctttactttattttttttggggttacACGTAATTGTTGCGACTTCTGCTGAAAGGGGCAAACCATGTTCGTAAGTAGGTTAAGAGATCGTGTTGTTTCAAAGAAATTcgcattaaattcaatttcaatatttaactAGCCGCAGTTCGATGATTTAActtacattaatttaatatcgGATATGCATAAGTTTATGAGCGTAGCCCCTCTTTAAAAACGTCTCATTACCCCACTGTGCAACCATCGGTGGCTAGGCCTGcactttcgtttttattttcggcGCATTCAACCCGATACACGTACGGAGTACGAGTTGATGATAATTATTATAGTCTTACGTTTAATGCTGGAACTGGTTATATACAATTCAAGCTCAAGCGTGGCACGAGTTACCCTTACTTGATTAACGTAGCTGAACGCGCGCACACACAAGTGCTCTAATTGAGAACGATCACCACGACTTGCAGATACCCTGCACTCTTCGTTCCTTAACACATTCCCGGGTCTAATTAAGTAACACTTGAACATCGCAATAACATCGCATTTAGGAATAAACACTTTGAAAAAGAGATCCATTTCAAAAACAACTACCCATAATTATATACGACAATTTAGAGTAATTTTCGCGGTAATGGAGCTCCTACTCATACTGCCtactcacatacatatatatatatacgcgAATACATGTGACAGATCTATTGGGATTTATCATTTGTGAACACTGTCAAGTTTAATTGCCTTTTTCATGTGCTTCACCCTTCAACCGGCCCATCAGACCCTGACGAAATGCGAATTAGGAACCGAAACCTGTTGTGTACTATAAAGATGAATATCTTAAATACTTTTGGGTGCAATTAGTGTCGTTTTACACTCTACCCATAAAATAAGAGAAGTGCAAGTGGAGAACCCCTATCGAGTAACTACTgcaattaacattaaaattcgATTTGATCTGCTTTCATCATGGCACTTAactttaagaatttataaatcTGGAAATATTCTGTCATAAATAATCGATTCTTAAATCATCTGTAGATCTTTTTTTCctaatttctttttaacaaCAATGACCACATCCTCAcacaaacaatatattttgtttttgttttttttcgatggaaatatttgtattatagcATTACACGCTCCATTACTTACTTTAAATAGCAAACATGGACATAGATATATTTGATCATTAAAGCTGCTATAAAATGCCCATGACTGAAGGGAGTTACGAACATTTTAAGTTCAGTTCCGAAGCCGTTTAAAACTTTTATAcgttaataagaaaaaaattgtgataatcataataaatgttaaaacatTAACTTGTTGCAGCAACATGTATCGAATATACAGCCTCTTGATTGTTATATACTCCTGCCAAACTCTGGGTGCAGACATTTTAATGGCCACCATGGGAGGCACAAAATCACACAAAATACCATTTTGGGAACTTGCTAAAGGATTAATAAACAGGTGGGTGCTACTCTGaatatacattatttaataatggAAAAGTGTTCCAAAGTTCTTCGAGCACAGAAATGAATTTAAGCAAGCTACTAAAGTTATAAAGTTAAGAGACctttatctaaaaatatgaacttacaaataaatattactctTGACTCTTGAACTGCTAATTTACATCTGTATAATTTCAACACTAATTactttaatgtatttttatttgcagagGTCACAACATAACATTCTTGAGTGGCTTCCCTGCAGATTTTCATATGGAAGGCCTACACGAGGTGTCCCCAATGAAACTTGTAGAGTATATACAAAACTACACAAATTGGGATCTACTCGGTGCCCGAATGAATGGCGAAATGCCTATTAAGCCCTGGGATGGATTACGCTATGCTTTCGAGGTGAGCATTTTAATACAACATATTATAGAACGATTTTCGTAATGGAAAGTTCactttgttgtttctttttggcaGTCATGTGACGCAATGTTAAATGATGCTGAGACCAAGGACTTGGCGAATCGCACCTTTGATCTGGCCATATTGGACGGCGCCTTCCCTGAGTGTGTACAGGGTCTGGTATATGAGTACGAGATACCTTTTATGTACATCAACACCGTTGGATTCTACATGGGTAGCTTGGCCCTTGCCGGCAATCCCTTAAGTTATGCCATTACTCCGAACTTTTACTCTCACTTCACGGACACAATGACGCTATACGAGCGAGCCTTGAACACTGGCATGCAAATCGGGCAGAATATATTGCACAGCGTAAGGCAAAACGGAGTCCCTAAATGTGTTGttaatattaacataattaaCTTTCTTTTAGTATGTTATGCGACGTACACATCGTGTGCTGCAAGATCATTTGGGTCCGCATATTCCGCATCCCTACGAGATGGCCCGCAACGTCAGCTTCATTCTGCAAAATGGTCACGCTGTTGTCTCATATCCGCGTGCCTTGAATCCCAATGTGGCTGAGGTGGCCTGCATACACTGTAAGCCGGCTCGACCATTGCCAAAGGATCTGGAAGAATTCATTGCATCCTCAGGCGCATCGGGTTTCATTTATGTGTCAATGGGATCATCCGTAAAAGCTGCAAATATGCCCGAATCACTGCGTCGCATGCTGGTCAAGACCTTTGCTCGCTTGCCCTACCATGTGCTGTGGAAGTACGAAGGCAATGCAGCTGACATGCAGGACTTAACGCCCAACGTGAAGCTCTCTCGCTGGTTGCCACAACAGGACATACTCGGACACAGCCAGCTGCGAGCATTTATAACGCATGGCGGACTGCTAAGCATGTTTGAGACGGTGTATCATGGTGTGCCTGTGGTCACAATGCCCGTGTTCTGTGATCACGACGTCAACTCGGCGAAAGCTGAGGTCGATGGCTATGCCATCAAGCTGGATTTGGAGACACTCTCCACCAATCAGCTGTACAAAGCGATCATGAAGGTCATACATGATCCTCAATTCCGCAACGCGGCACGCTATCGCCAAAACCTATTGCTTGATCAGCGATCCACGGCCTTGGACACGGCCATTTATTGGACGGAGTACGTTCTGCGACACAATGGTGCCTATCATCTGCAATCGCCAGCGCGTTACTTGAGGTAAGCCTGAAAtggattatttttatttactatttattaaattgttaaattttttcttACTCAGCTGGTGGCAATATTATCTCCTGGATGTGCTTGCCCTCTATTTACTGGCCATCTGTGCTATTGTCCTAATGCTGAGACGTTTCGATATTCGATCCGAGAAAGTGCGTAGCCAGCATTATCAAACACATCGCGCGGAGACAAAGTCAACCAAGAGCAAGAAATTGTAACTCCAGCCAATCTTACCGAACacaattttttcttaaatatcttGGAAATTTTAGAGTAACGGGGTGTGTtccgtacatacatatatcacaTTATCGAATCTAAGCATATGTAATCCTATCGACGTGATATAGTTTGAAACAGGCTTCtcaatgttttatttgcttatttcgATCCCATTCTCAATAGATAGTAGATAGGCGCAACATGGGTTAGGATTATAATTTGTGCCTGTTTATCGTGAGCTAATAActgtaatacaaaaaaaccTATGAGATACCGATACCTCTGAACCTCAAGCATAAATCAGATGCAATTAATTGAGTCATTTTGGTAACTCCAAGCACTAATCGATTTGTTTACAGTTGAAAGTGGGCGCACTCTTAAGGTCTTCTTCGCTCTTTTTGGATAAAGTGCCTTGTATATAGtgtctttatttataattagaggtaaataagtttaaatcaaataaatcataaaaaaataatgaaacgAATATGAATTGCAAACAGCCTCAAAATTTTGTACAACATTTGCAAATGCGGAAAATTTAAACCAAAGTCTACAAATCGTTACTACATTTATGCAATTGTATTGTTAAATTATCATGGttagttgaaataaaaataaagtggTACCGTTAAAACAAATGATGAATGGCTGGGGGTTTCCACTATTTCATTTGAGATGAGTAGTCATGACAATGAACCTGAAATCTTCCGTCAATAATTTGGTGGACAGGTAAGGTTAAATCAAACATGTATTCAAGGTGTTTGACAGCACTTgaatttaacattaaaaacaatCTTCAACATGGGAAAGTATTTGAGAACATGATaatacgaaatacaaaaattttaaaataaatttcaacaacGTTGTTTATGTATATTGTCTGCTCTTTTATACAATTACACTAAGATGTTTGTTTAACTAATTTTGCCATCATCTTTTCCTCTTTGACTTTTCGCTTggcttctttttgttttcgcttatcctccttctccttctgctCGAGCATTTCCTTGAAACGCTCATCTCGTGTATCCACCTTGAATCCGAAATGCCGGCGAACTTCCTCTATTAATCGTTCCTTTCGcgcaattgcagctgcagcatcgGCTTCCCTCTTTGCAACCTTTGCATTAAGGTCAGCCTTCCATTGTTCCAATTTCTCCAATTTCTTAGCAATGCCATCCTCACGTTCAACGACTGCTGCCAATTTAGCCGCCTTTGCGGCTCGCGCCGTCTCAATCATCTGTTGAATTGTTTTGGGTTGCGTAATGGTCTGGAACTTTTTCGCTGCGGCTATTTCCGATTTAGTTCCAAAGCAAATTTGGGGACTAATGTTACTCTTTGCACCATATTTTCCATACACTCCCCGTTGATATTTCTCCGTTAAATGTATCCATGAGTGAGCCTCACTATATGGGTTTGTTTCATGAAGAATATTCTTATGCTGTCGTCGAAGACCAGATTTGTCTCTGGAGATCTCATATTCCACATTATCATTGACAAAGGATGCAGGTAGTTCTGGCTTTGTAGCATTAGTTGAATACTTCAAACATCTTATTGAAATGCCGGcagtaatatttaatttatgaaaattcattttactttaacaattatttactTTGGCAATTGAAATATCGATAAATACATTAACAACGTGAGTACGATGTCATCGAGTGTATTGATTGGTTGGATTCGATAAGTTTCCGATATATTTCGCATTTGTGttcttattaaataattcagAATCGATTTGGATATTCTTGTCTAAACAAGAATAAGTgctcttaaaatattatttcaatttgtttttgtttattgtaaagtacttaaatatttgtattttttaaagataAAATCACGTTAAATATTCAGTGTGTTTTGAAATAACATAACGTCGATAATTCATCGATAGTTGGCTCTCAAACGGTAAACAATAAGCAATATATATCGCCGCTATTTCACAAGGCACATAGCTATGCAAGCACATCAAACACGGAAATAAGCCGCggatttcaacaaatttaacgCGCAATATAATTATTGCCTGCGGCTTCTTGGCAAAAATGGACAGGTCAGGGCATTTATCACAAACGCACATGATTGGACGGATCCACTCAGTGTTCTGCAAAGATTTCGTGTAAGTAACAAACCAATCATAATGTTTTAAGCAATTCGAGAGTTCGTCAAAAGTTTATTGTGTGTCGATGCAATTGTTGCTTATTGTGTTTGAGACAATCTTCAGATCCCTGACTCATAGATAAACTTGAATCAGTACTTGTAAGCACTAGTTTCGTTTCAAGCTCGCCCCACATCCCTAACAATTCCAAAGATGTGTGTACTCATATTTATCTGCATATGTTTTTCCAGATCTTATAACGAAATTACGTATTTCCCCAAGGAGTATCTAAATGTATTGACTGGGCCAAACGGAACAGGAAAGTCTACAATTGTATCTGCTATCATATTGGGATTTGGCGGCGATCCCCAGCTGTTGGATCGTTCATCTAGCATTGCCGATTACATCAAAAGCAATAAGAGCTCGGCAATTATTACTATAACCATTAATGGGCGCTCAAAGAACTCCAAAGATTCTTTTAAGCGAACAATAAACCAAAATGGACAATCTCATTTTTATGTCAATTCCAAGGAATTGTCCAAGACAAAGTTTCTAGACATCGTCGCCTCATACAACATACAAGTTAGTAATTTATGTCAGTTTCTACCTCAGGATCGTGTCCAGGTAAATTTcacataaatatcaaattcacattttgtttgtattaatcattaataatttaatttgtatcaTTGATTTAGGATTTTTCCAAAATGAATCCTCAAGAACTTCTAGTTAATACTATGTCATCTGTCTGTGACGATGAGTTCATAAAGAATTTTAACGATCTAAAGGAAATGAAAGTGAAGCTATTAAACGCCCATGCCGACCGTGaaaaagataaagaaaatCTTCAGAAAGAGCAAAAGCGCTTGGAGCAGTATGTAACAAAcgattatttatgtttaattttacCTAATGATCAAAAAATTTAGGTTAGAAGTTACAGTTGATCAGTATCAAGAACGTCAGGAAATAATGCAAAAGCTAAATGTTCATAAGGCGAAAAAATTGTGGAGTGAAATCACTGCAGCAAATTCAAAAATCGACGAGCTGAAAAGTAGTTTGCATAAAGCAAATAAGGAATGTCAAACTCGCAAAAAGACATATGACTTGCAAAAAAGAGCACAGCAAGAAATTACACAAAAGAGTTTTGATCTCAGGCAGAAGAAAGAGGAACAAGTAAGTTGATATAAAAGAAACATCTCCATATCGTCTAAATGGTGTTCTTTTCCTTCAGATTAAACTTATTAGTCATGCcaatattgcaaaaaataagTTGGACTCTCTGTTGGAGACTATAAAACATAAAGTGAATGAAAGAAACTTCGAATTAAAGGTTTGTTTATTCAATTGAAGCTTTTCATGGTATGTTGTATTGACCAGCCTCTTTTTTATAGAGACATATCGAGCaagcaactaaaaacaaaatggaagcTGATCATCTGAAGCAAACTGCAGAAGGTAAAAATCAAGAATTGCAGCAATTTTATAAGTACAAATCGGATTTAGTAAATGAGTTCGAGGAACatggaaaaataattaatcaaactCGCGAGACGACCATGAGGCAGTACAATAGACGCAGAGAAATTGAAGCCAAACTTAATGATGAGAAAATTCCTGAGGTGACAGCTCTAAAGCATAAGATTGAGagattgcaaaatattaaaacacaaaaaattgaagTAAGACACGACATAATCATAATGTGTGtactttattaaatatcaaaCCACATTTTTTTAGGAATTGCGCAACCAAAATCCAAATTTAATCAAAGCCATGAGTTGGGTTGCTGAAAATAAGCACAAATATAAGTCTAATATTTACGATCCAATGATATTTGAAGTAAGTATCATAATAATTCTTTTCGGtgaatcaaaataattaaatttattgcagttaaatattaaaagccCTGATGCGGCTATGTGTTTGGAGAACCTTATCCGACAGCGTGATTTATATGCATTCGCTTGTGAAGACAAGAATGATATGTCTGATCTGATTAATGAATTATGTGTGAAGCAGAAGTTATCCGTTAATATCATTTATTGTGCTCCAGGAAACAGATGCTTGTATACCTCGACAGTACCTCTATCTGAAATTGCGTAagaattattatcattaaacaTTCAGTAATTATAACTAACTACGAAATGCCTAGAACTATTGGATTCACATCGTACCTGGTGGATCTAGTCTCTGGGCCAATGcctattataaacaaattgtgtggtACTTATCAAATTCACAATATTCCCATTGGAAGTGAAGAAGTCAGCaataatacttcaataatTCCTAAGTCAATCCGTGTATTCTTCGGTGGTAAGCACAAAATTTTCACAATCGATACCAACAgaaaaatatctttatttttgttttatttttaggcaCTAAAAAGTTTGTAGTGACAACATCTCGGTACCGATCAGATTTAATATTAACCGAGAGTACGATTCAAAGAAGAAATCAACTTATTACTCTTGACTCAAAACAATTGGCAGCGCTTCAAGAACGGTAAGGCGTGAGAACACTCAGCTTATATCTTAATCAACTAATTCTATAATATCGtattaattgttttcattttctattattgTAGGTACAACAATTCAATATCTGAAAGAAATCAACttagaaataaattagtaGAAGTCGATAATGAGTTTGAACGCTTACAAGCGACAACGAAGGAAGAGgtagaaaaaaaacgaaaaattgatcaaaaattgaattatttcgaaaatttggaaaatgatGTTAACAAActaaatgataaaatattaaacatcaATAGATCATTCAATTGTgagtatacaatatatttatatatatatatatatcacgttatttatcatattataattttagcaTTGGATGATGtagaaaaaacttttcaaaaaagTGTTCTGTCAGATTTTAAGCAGTTACTTGAAACTGAACGAAACTTACTTAAAATTCTTGAGACTAGTGAGAAGAGTATAGCCATTAAGAAAGTTTTACAAGAAATGGAAAGCGTTCATAAAAGGCAACATGAATCTCAAATAAATACTCTCAATGAAAGTGAAGAAAACTATAAGGGCGCTTGTGTAAGTATTTTCTAGAAGCAAAATGTATATCGGTGTAttttaatcaataataatactttatttttatatcataaAAGGGAAATGTCgagaaaataactaaatctCTGGAAACCCACACAGAAAGTATTCAATCGAAAACTGAGCAGCTGCAAAGTTTATGCAATGGCAAACTACCATCAAGCAAAGATTTTCCATTCAAATCTGAATTCCGAGATTTATCAAAACTTGACATTGAACAAATCCGTGAAGCTATTGTCGAATTCCAGGCAAGATTGGAGTGTATGGCAAATGTAAATCCACAggtaatattgaaataattaactttTGTTTAAGATTGATATTCTAATTCTTTCTTTGATTTGTCACTTTTCAGGCTGTCGCAGACTTTCAACAGCGTCAGGAACAGGTGAAACTGTTAAAGCAAATTATCGATCAAAAAACCAATCAAGAGAAAAACGTTGATGGTGAAATTACTACATTATTCAATAATTGGGAACCAAAActgaataatttattagaaacTATAAGCGCTAAGTTCAGTGAATTTATGGAATCTATGTCATACGTAGGGGAAGTGGTCTTGTCCAGAAATGATAAAGTAAGAAATAATTCATCCTTTTGTTGTGAATTTAAGAATTCATTTTGTCATCAACTATATTTCAGCATGATTTTAAATCATATGGTATACAAATTATGGTTCAATATAGAAAAGAGGGAAAATTACAAACTCTCGACAAATATATTCAATCCGGTGGAGAACGTGCTGTAGCTATTGCAATCTATTCTATGTCTTTACAGCACGTTACAAGTGTACCATTCAGgtaatagttttattattcagataaatataa encodes the following:
- the LOC133840863 gene encoding UDP-glucosyltransferase 2 produces the protein MYRIYSLLIVIYSCQTLGADILMATMGGTKSHKIPFWELAKGLINRGHNITFLSGFPADFHMEGLHEVSPMKLVEYIQNYTNWDLLGARMNGEMPIKPWDGLRYAFESCDAMLNDAETKDLANRTFDLAILDGAFPECVQGLVYEYEIPFMYINTVGFYMGSLALAGNPLSYAITPNFYSHFTDTMTLYERALNTGMQIGQNILHSYVMRRTHRVLQDHLGPHIPHPYEMARNVSFILQNGHAVVSYPRALNPNVAEVACIHCKPARPLPKDLEEFIASSGASGFIYVSMGSSVKAANMPESLRRMLVKTFARLPYHVLWKYEGNAADMQDLTPNVKLSRWLPQQDILGHSQLRAFITHGGLLSMFETVYHGVPVVTMPVFCDHDVNSAKAEVDGYAIKLDLETLSTNQLYKAIMKVIHDPQFRNAARYRQNLLLDQRSTALDTAIYWTEYVLRHNGAYHLQSPARYLSWWQYYLLDVLALYLLAICAIVLMLRRFDIRSEKVRSQHYQTHRAETKSTKSKKL
- the LOC133840864 gene encoding large ribosomal subunit protein mL64, whose product is MNFHKLNITAGISIRCLKYSTNATKPELPASFVNDNVEYEISRDKSGLRRQHKNILHETNPYSEAHSWIHLTEKYQRGVYGKYGAKSNISPQICFGTKSEIAAAKKFQTITQPKTIQQMIETARAAKAAKLAAVVEREDGIAKKLEKLEQWKADLNAKVAKREADAAAAIARKERLIEEVRRHFGFKVDTRDERFKEMLEQKEKEDKRKQKEAKRKVKEEKMMAKLVKQTS
- the LOC133840862 gene encoding structural maintenance of chromosomes protein 5; the encoded protein is MDRSGHLSQTHMIGRIHSVFCKDFVSYNEITYFPKEYLNVLTGPNGTGKSTIVSAIILGFGGDPQLLDRSSSIADYIKSNKSSAIITITINGRSKNSKDSFKRTINQNGQSHFYVNSKELSKTKFLDIVASYNIQVSNLCQFLPQDRVQDFSKMNPQELLVNTMSSVCDDEFIKNFNDLKEMKVKLLNAHADREKDKENLQKEQKRLEQLEVTVDQYQERQEIMQKLNVHKAKKLWSEITAANSKIDELKSSLHKANKECQTRKKTYDLQKRAQQEITQKSFDLRQKKEEQIKLISHANIAKNKLDSLLETIKHKVNERNFELKRHIEQATKNKMEADHLKQTAEGKNQELQQFYKYKSDLVNEFEEHGKIINQTRETTMRQYNRRREIEAKLNDEKIPEVTALKHKIERLQNIKTQKIEELRNQNPNLIKAMSWVAENKHKYKSNIYDPMIFELNIKSPDAAMCLENLIRQRDLYAFACEDKNDMSDLINELCVKQKLSVNIIYCAPGNRCLYTSTVPLSEIATIGFTSYLVDLVSGPMPIINKLCGTYQIHNIPIGSEEVSNNTSIIPKSIRVFFGGTKKFVVTTSRYRSDLILTESTIQRRNQLITLDSKQLAALQERYNNSISERNQLRNKLVEVDNEFERLQATTKEEVEKKRKIDQKLNYFENLENDVNKLNDKILNINRSFNSLDDVEKTFQKSVLSDFKQLLETERNLLKILETSEKSIAIKKVLQEMESVHKRQHESQINTLNESEENYKGACGNVEKITKSLETHTESIQSKTEQLQSLCNGKLPSSKDFPFKSEFRDLSKLDIEQIREAIVEFQARLECMANVNPQAVADFQQRQEQVKLLKQIIDQKTNQEKNVDGEITTLFNNWEPKLNNLLETISAKFSEFMESMSYVGEVVLSRNDKHDFKSYGIQIMVQYRKEGKLQTLDKYIQSGGERAVAIAIYSMSLQHVTSVPFRCVDEINQGMDATNERNIFELLLREATKEGSAQYIFVTPKLLPDLNYNDHLCVSVVYNSASMKPGANFPRC